The Primulina eburnea isolate SZY01 chromosome 13, ASM2296580v1, whole genome shotgun sequence genome includes a region encoding these proteins:
- the LOC140809086 gene encoding root phototropism protein 2-like — MATPIKSNNRVSLAMERTGQWVLSQEIPTDVVVEVGEAKLSLHKFMLVAKSNHIRKMIIESKEADLTRINLSDIPGGPEIFEKTAKFCYGVNFEITVHNVAALRCAAEYLQMTDKYCDGNLAGRTEDFLSQVALTSLSGALVVLKSCQNLLPMAEDLKIVQRCVEIASAKACVEANFPSRSPPNWWTEELTILDISFFQKIIASMKSRGAKGLTLASAIITYAERSLSDLVRDHSGNGVKSSDPGDSDTKTRQRELLESIVAILPSDKSAFPLNFLCCLLRTAIFLKAANSCKNELEKRISAILEHVTVDDLLIVSFTYDGERLFDLESVRKIISGFVEKEKSVAVFNAGDLREVCSTAMQRVAKTVDAYLGEIATYGELSISKFNAIANLVPKSARKVDDDLYRAVDIYLKAHPNLDEIEREKVCSVMDPLRLSYEARVHASQNKRLPVQIVLHALYYDQLKLRSGADDHKMPDAATTRNQIQADVSLAKENEALRTELLKMKMYIADMQKPSTGTTSSKVSAKKPTFFSSVSKTLGKLISFKNGSKDTLNIEDGTVDFTKPRRRRFSIS; from the exons ATGGCTACTCCCATCAAAAGCAATAATAGAGTTTCGCTTGCTATGGAGAGAACTGGGCAGTG GGTGTTATCTCAAGAAATCCCTACAGATGTTGTTGTTGAGGTTGGGGAAGCCAAACTTTCTCTTCACAAG TTCATGCTTGTAGCTAAGAGCAATCACATAAGGAAGATGATTATCGAATCTAAAGAAGCAGATCTAACAAGAATAAACCTCTCTGACATACCGGGGGGACCTGAAATATTCGAGAAAACAGCGAAATTTTGCTACGGTGTGAACTTTGAGATCACCGTGCACAACGTGGCAGCCTTGCGATGTGCAGCTGAATATCTTCAAATGACGGATAAGTATTGTGACGGTAATCTTGCTGGCCGGACTGAGGATTTCTTGTCCCAAGTTGCGCTAACGAGCTTGTCTGGTGCTCTTGTGGTGTTAAAATCCTGTCAAAATCTTCTACCCATGGCTGAGGACCTCAAAATTGTTCAAAGATGTGTTGAAATCGCCAGTGCCAAG GCTTGCGTTGAGGCAAATTTTCCTAGCCGTTCTCCCCCAAACTGGTGGACCGAGGAGCTGACAATTCTAGACATAAGCTTCTTTCAAAAGATCATAGCATCAATGAAGTCTAGAGGAGCGAAGGGACTTACTTTAGCCAGTGCTATAATCACGTATGCTGAGAGATCACTCAGCGATCTTGTTCGCGACCACTCTGGCAATGGTGTGAAATCATCCGATCCTGGAGACTCTGATACTAAAACCCGCCAACGAGAACTCCTTGAATCTATAGTCGCCATCTTGCCCTCGGATAAATCTGCATTCCCCTTAAATTTCTTGTGCTGTCTCTTGAGAACTGCCATTTTCTTGAAAGCTGCTAATAGCTGCAAAAACGAGCTAGAAAAGAGGATATCGGCTATCTTAGAGCACGTGACGGTGGATGATCTTTTAATCGTGTCATTTACATATGATGGCGAGAGGCTTTTCGATCTTGAGAGCGTGAGGAAGATCATATCAGGATTCGTGGAGAAAGAGAAGAGTGTTGCGGTTTTTAATGCTGGCGATCTTCGAGAAGTTTGTTCAACAGCTATGCAGAGAGTTGCCAAGACTGTTGATGCTTATCTTGGGGAGATTGCTACGTATGGTGAACTGAGCATTTCCAAATTTAACGCGATAGCGAATTTAGTGCCTAAGTCAGCAAGAAAGGTGGATGATGATCTTTACCGGGCTGTTGATATTTACTTGAAG GCTCATCCAAATCTAGATGAAATCGAGCGCGAAAAAGTTTGCAGTGTGATGGATCCACTCAGACTATCCTATGAAGCGCGAGTCCACGCATCACAAAACAAACGCTTGCCCGTCCAGATAGTACTACATGCACTCTACTATGATCAACTCAAGTTAAGAAGTGGTGCAGATGATCATAAGATGCCTGATGCAGCAACCACGCGAAATCAAATACAAGCAGATGTATCACTTGCCAAAGAGAACGAAGCATTGAGAACCGAGTTGCTCAAGATGAAAATGTACATCGCGGATATGCAAAAACCATCTACAGGGACGACGTCATCTAAAGTGAGTGCCAAGAAGCCTACATTTTTCTCATCCGTGTCGAAGACGCTTGGAAAGTTGATCTCATTCAAGAATGGATCAAAGGATACTTTGAACATAGAAGATGGAACAGTTGATTTCACCAAGCCTAGAAGGAGGAGGTTCTCTATTTCTTAG